Below is a genomic region from Streptomyces roseoviridis.
GAGGAAGCGGGCCTCTCCATCACGGACGAGCAGCGGCGGGAGATGACCGGCCTGGACCCAGGTGAACCGCGACGAGTCCGGTTCGTAACGGGCCATGACCATGGTGGCGGTGCTGAAGTTCCGCTCGGAACCGTGCAGCAGAAGCGTGTTGAGACGGGCGAGGATCTGCGGGAGCGGCGTGCCGGTGATCGCCATGCCCTTCGCGGTGAAGCGCAGCTGCGCCATCGTGGCCACCGCGTCGAGGCCGTGCCCCGCGACGTCACCGACCACCAGCAGCGCGCTGCCGTCGGAGAGTTCGATGGCGCTGTACCAGTCCCCACCGACGTTGAGCCCCTCCTGCAGCGGCTGGTAGGCGACGTCGACGGTGAGACCGGCCAGGCTCAGGGACTGCTGGGGAAGCGGCAGCAGCGCGTGCTGGAGACGGGCGGCGAGGTCGCGCTCCGCCTCCAGCAGGCTGCGGTGCGCCACCGCGGCCCGCTCGTGCTCCAGCAGCTGCTCCTGGGCCTGCTTGAGAGCCGTGAGGTCCTGGAAGAAGCCGTGCACCTCGACCGGGGTGCCGTGCAGGTCCACGTCGGCCTCGGCCACGATCCGGACGTGCCGCACCTGCCCCTGGGAACCGGTGACGCGGAAGGTGTGGTCGATCGGCGCCCCGTCGCCCAGCAGCAGCCGCACGCTCTCGCCCAGCGCCGGCAGGTCCTCGGCGACGACGTGGCCGGGCAGCTCCTCCAGGGCCATCGGGCCGAGGGCCGGATCCCGGTCGAAGACGGCGTACACCTCGTCGGACCAGGTGACGGCGTTCCGCACCAGGTCCCAGTCCGCCCACCCCATCCGCGCCAGGCGCTGCATGGCCCGGAGTCTTCGCTGGTCCCGCTCGGCGTCGTCCATGCTGACCCAGGAGACGATCAGTCCCGCGTGGCAGGACGCGGCCCGCACGGCGAGGCGCGACCGGCGCGAGACGCCCGCGACGACCTCCTCGTAGTCGAAGGGCTCGCTCTCGTAGCGCAGCCCCGTGTCCAGCGCGGTCAGATACCCCTGCCACAGCTCGCTGCCGACCACGGAGGGATACGTCTCGCGGACGCTGAGGCCCACCAGCTCCCGCCCCTTGCGGGCACCGACGTCGACCGCGTCGGGCGACGCCGCCGTGATCCGGAAGTCCGTCACCTCTCCGCGCGCCCCGTACACGGGCAGGAGGAAGGTGGCCGAACCCGGCAGCGCGTCCAGCACCTCCTGAACCGCGGGCATCGACACGGCGGGCAGGGCCGGGACGCTTTTCTCCACCCGGTCGCGCCGCGGCAGGTACCGGGTGGAGGAGAAGGCGGAGGCACCCGTCTCCGTGTCGAAGCCGCCCCCACGTGTCTGGGGGACGGACGGCAGCTCGCGGTCGGTCATAGGACGAGCATGACACGCCCGGCCACCCTCTCCACCAGCCCCTCGGAACCGCGAACTCCGCACCCTCGCGCCTCACCGGCCCCACGGGCATCGCGGCGCCCCCGCCCGGGGCGGTCCGCGGACCCCTCCCCCGGGCGCCGGGCGGGCCTCTCGCCGCGCCGTGGCCGGTCCGTCCACGCGCAGCGGCCGGCCCGTCTCCGTGCGGGGGACCGCACGGCCCGGACCGGTTCCGCCCGTGGTGCGGCACGGGCTGGGTAGCATGGCGCCGACCTGGGCGGACCTCGTACCGGACGACCGCGCCCGACCCCGCTCCGCGCAGCCTCCGGTCCCGCCCCACGTCGACGGATCGCGACGAGCGCAGCACGATCGAAAGGCAGCACGCCATGACCGAGCAGACCACCCTCCCCGTCGTGCGCCGCGTCGACGACCGGCACCGCTACGAGATCCTCGTCGCCGGGGAGCGCGCCGGGCTCACCGCGTACCGGGACCGCGGGGAGCAGCGTGTGTTCTTCCACACCGAGGTCGACGACGCCTACGCCGGGCAGGGCCTCGCCTCGGTCCTCGTCCGGGAGGCGCTGACCGACGTCCGGGCCTCCGGGAAGCGCGTCGTGCCCGTCTGCCCCTACGTCGCCGCGTTCCTCAAGAAGCACGACGAGTTCGCCGACCTCACCGACCCGGTGACCCCCGAGGTGCTGCAGTGGCTGGACGGCGCACTGGGCCGCTGACGCTCACGGCCGGCGCCGCTCCGCCCGGCCTCGCGGACCGGGCCCTCCACCCGCTCCCGGCCCCTCACCCGCCCCCGGGCCCACCCGCCGCGAGCCGTTCCATCCGTTCGAGTGCGTCCCGTACCGGCGCGACGCCGTCCTCCTGCCGCAGGCGCCCGACGAGGACGGTCGCGCGCCGGCGGTACGCGGGGACGCGGACGGCGACGGCGAGCGCGCCGGCCAGGGACTCCGGACCGGCCGGCCGCGCAGGGGTACGGGGCCGCGCGAGACGCCCGGGGCGGTGAGCCGGTCCGCCCGGAACCGAGCCCGGTGAACGGCGCGACATCGCCTCGGGACCCCGCTGTCATCAGTGTCACGCGCAACACGGCCAGTGTCCCGCCCCGGAAGCCCCGGGGCGGGGGAGGAGCCGTGCGGCGCACCCGCCTCGCGTACGGGCAGGGGAGCGACGGATCAGCCGGCGGCGCCGGGGACCCAGTGGTTGTGCACCCGCATCACCCGTGGGGTGTCCGGCGAGGCCGGCCAGCCCTCCTCGGCGGCGATCGGCATCATCTTCTCGGCGAACGCGTTCATGTGCTGTTCGCTCTCCCAGACGTCGAAGATCTCCAGGCCGTCGTCGGTCGGCACGCACGCGTGGGACACACAGCCGTCGAAGATGCCGGGCATCTGCTGGAGTCTGGCGTTCAGGGCGTCGTACTGGTCCGTGGTGATGCCGGGGACGACGGCGTGGACGAAGATCGCCATGACGGTCTCCCTCGTGCTCTCCAGGCGGGCGGAGCCTCGTGCCGCCCCGTGGCGGCAACCCGCCCTCTGCCAGCACATCACGTCCCGCCCGGTACGGCATCCGATCCGGACCCGGCGCCACCGCCCGAGCGGACTTCGGTCGTGCGGCATGACGGCGACCGGCCCGGTCCTCAGTCGTGCGGCACCACGGCGACCGGCGCCCTGACGTGGTGCAGCACCGCATGGGCCACGCTGCCGAGGTGCGCGCCCAACGCGGAACGGCGGGTGCGCCGTCCCACCACCAGGAGCGCGGCGTCCTCGGCGGCCCGGGCGAGCTCCTGGCCCGCCGAACCGGCCACCACGCGCCCGGTGGCCGCCACGCCCGGGAACCGCTCCCGCCACGGTTCGAGCAGGACGTCGAGCGAGCGCCGGACCTCCGGGGCGGCCGCGTGCCGGGCGTCCGGCGCCCCCGGGGGCACCAGCCGGTCGTGGAGCGACGGCCGCCGTGCGTGGACGAGCCGGAGCTCGCCACCGCGCGCGGCCGCCTCCGCGAAGGCGAACGCCACGACGCCGTCCACGGGGTCCCGCAGGTCGACCCCGACGACGACCGGGCCGGTCCCGCCCACCGCCGAGCCCCCGGTGCGGGTCCCGGCGCGGTCCTGCGGCCCGCCGTCCCGTGACCCGCCGTCCCGCGACTGGCCGGGGCGGTCCCGCGGGCCGGGCGACGAGCCGGGAGCCCGTACCAGGACGACGGGCCGTTCGATCCGGCCCGCGACCGTCATGCCGACCGAGCCGAGGAGATAGCCCGCCACTCCGCCCAGGGCCCGCGAGCCGAGGACCAGCAGCCCGCCGTCCTCCTCCGTGGCCAGGACCAGGCTCGTGACCGGATCCGACGGCAGCAGCTGGGTGGTGACCGAGAGGCCCGGACGGCTCGCGCGCAGGCGGGCCGCCGTGCTCGCGAGGAGTTCCTCGCCCCACGAGGCGACCGGCTCCCGCGACACGAACGGCACGAGCACGTCCGGCGACGGCTCCAGCACGTGCACCAGACGCACCCCGGTGCCGCGCAGCACCGCCTCGTCCGCCGCCCACTCGGCCGCGGCGTCCGCCTGCTCCGTACCGTCCAGGCCGACCACGACCCGTCCCGTTCCCGTCATGTCCCTCACCTCTCCGCCGCCCGTCGCGTCCCGGGCCCGAGCTCCGCCGCCGCGTCCACCACCCCCGGGACCGCGCGGGCGAGCCGCAGCGCACGGTCCGCCGGTACGGAGGCCGGCAGGCTGCCCGTGAGCGTCACCGCGCCGTCCGCCACCCGGACGGTGAGGGCCGCGTCGTCACCCGGGCCCAGGTGGGTGACCAGCTCGTGGCGCACGTCCTCGGCGATCTCGCTGTCCGAGCGCAGACAGGCCCTCAGCAGGTCGCCCCGGCTGACGAAGCCGACCGGGCAGCCGTCCTCGTCGACCACCGGCAGCCGCTTGAGCCGCCCGCGTTCCATCAGCCGGGCCGCTCCCGCGATGCTGGCACCGCGCGGCACCGTCACGGCCGGGGCCGCCATCAGGCGCCCGGCCGTCGGCCCGCCGGGTTCCTCGCCGCCGAGCACGGCGCTCTCCGACACCACGCCGACCACCCGCCCCTCGGGCGAGACGACCGGCACCGTGTGCACGCCCCAGCGCCGCATGGACCGGGCGATCTCCGGAGCCGTGGTGTCGGACCGCACGGACACCACGACGTGACTCATGACGTCGTCGACGGTGCGTGGATGTTTCATGACGGGCCTCCGGCCGCTGCCGCGCCTTCCGGTGCCAGACGCGGTGCCCTCACCTCGAGTGTGTGCCGTCCGGCCCCTCGCGCACCAGGGCCGACAGGGTCACGCCGGGCCCGGGCCCGGGCCCGGGCCCGTGTCCGTGTCCGCGGCCCCGCCCCGGCCCCGCCGCCGGTTCCGGGCGCGCCCCCGGCCGTGGTCGTCGGCGTAGGCGGCGAAGACCCGGCCCGGCGCCCCCTCCGTGCGCAGGAAACGCTCGTCGAGCACCACCGCCAGGTCCTCCAGGGCGGTGCGGAGCACCGACGCGGAGAGGCGCACGTCCGGATGGCGTGCCCTGGCGGCCTGGTCGGCGAGCTCCACGGCGTGGCCGAGCTGGAGCGGCAGCGAGGTGCGCTCGTCCACGTCGTAGAAGTAGTACGACTCGGGGTACTGGAGGAAGTCCACCGTGATCGTGGACAGGGCCGACGCGAGCCCGTCGAGGAGCGCGGCGCCGCCGTCGGAGTCGAGGGCCCGGGCCGTGGCGCGGCTGCGGCGCATGTGGGACAGCCGCAGGGCCAGCGCCCGGCGCCGGGCCAGCGCCGGATAGACGCCGAGGATCCAGGCCACGGTCGCCGACAGCAGCACGAAGCCGACCAGGGCCTCCAGGGGCGCCAGCAGGCGCAGCCAGCCGGAGGTCGGCGCGATGTCCCCGAGTCCCAGCGTGGCGAGGGTGACCAGCGAGACGTAGAGCGCGTCGACCGGGGTCGCGTGCTCGGAGGGCACCAGTTCGGAGGCGTAGGAGAAGTCGTCCGGCATGTGGGGCCAGTAGATGAGCGCCCATCCCACGGACACGGTCAGCGCCCAGACGGCGAGCACGGCCACCATGCCCATGGGGCCCGCGAGGCCGGCCGGCCGCCACCGGAGGCCGCGGCGCGCCGACAGCCGCCACAGCGACATCATGACCAGTCGGCTCAGACCGCCGTGGCGGGTCGGGTGCCAGAGCGTCTGGAAGAGGTCCCGCAGCACGAACAGGACCAGCAGGACCCCGGCGAGTATCGGCAGCCAGCTCATGGGCGCCTCCTTCCCCGGATGGCGTGGCGCTCACCTGCCGTCGATCCCGTCTGCGGGGCGGCCCCTCCGGCCGGAGCCGGGGCGCTCCCGCTCCACGGGGCCGGGCCCGGGGCCGGGGCCACGGCATGTCCGGCCGCGGCATGTCCGTCCGCGGTGCGTCCGCTCCCGGCGGCTCCGGTCACGGCGCGTCCGACGCGGCCGTGCGCGCCTCGACCCGGTGCCGTACGACGGTGGTGAGGGCCGCGAGGCGCGTCGACGGCGTGGGGCGCGGCGCCACCGGCGCCTCGATGCGGCGGGCTTCTTCCGGCAGCAGGGCGACGTCCGCCTCGAAGCGCGCCCGCGCCGCGGCGAGGGTGTCCGGCGGCTCCACCCGCAGGCCCCGGCGCATCACGGTCCGCAGCAACGGCTCGGTGCCCTCGGGCGGTTCCTCGTTCGCCAGACCGATGACGTCCCGCAGCCCGGGACCCCGGAAGACCTGCTTGGGCCCCGGCGCCGTCGCCCGGCCGGCCGACAGCTTCATGACGGGCCGCCCGTCGTACTCCACCAGCTTGTACGCGGCGTCCAGCGACGGCGCGCCGTCCGCCACCCCGACCTTCGTGCCCGTGGCGAAGACGTCGATCGGCGCCCCCTGCCGTACGAGCGCGGCGACCGCGTACTCGTCCAGGCCGCCGCTCGCCACGATCTGCACCTCCGTGAGCCCCGCCCCGTCCAGCACCGCACGGGCGCGGCGGGCCTGCCCGGCCAGGTCGCCGCTGTCGAGCCGGATTCCGCACCCGGGACCGAGGCCGAGCTCGCGCAGGACGCGCGCGGCCGTCGCCACGCCCCGGTCGGTGTCGTACGTGTCGACGAGGAGGGTCACCGGCCCCGGGTGGGCGCGCGCGAAGGCCCGGAACGCCTGCTCCTCGGAGGGGAACGCCTCGACGTACGAGTGCGCCATCGTCCCGGTGCCGGCGATGCCGTACCGCTGGGCGGCCGCCACGTTGCTGGTGCCGGCGAAACCGACCAGCGCGCACAGGCGCGCCGCCTGGAGCCCGGCCTCCGGCCCGTGCGCGCGGCGCAGCGAGAAGTCCACGAGCGGGCGCCCGCCGGCGGCCAGCACGCAGCGGGCCGCCTTGGACGCGACGGCCGTCTGGTGGCAGAGCAGCGACAACAGGCACGTCTCCACCAGCTGGGCCTGCGGCAGGGGAGCGGTGACCTCGACGAGCGGCTCGCCGGCGAGGACGAGACGCCCTTCGGGAACGGCCCGCACCTCGCCGTCGAAGGTCAGCCCCCGCAGCGGCTCCACCTCGGCGACGGGACGGCCGAGGACCCGGGCGAACGCCTCGACGTCCGAGCGGTCCACGAGGAACCGCGCGAGACGGTCGAGCGCCGGTTCGAGCCCCGCGGCCACCAGGAACCCGCGCTCGGGCGGCAGCTCGCGCACGAAGAGGCTGAACGTGGCCGCTGCCCGCATGTCCTCCCGCAGGTACGAGAGCGCCATGGTGACCTCGTACAGGTCGGTGGCGGTCACCTCGGACATGCTTCGAGCATGCGGGGTCGGCCCCCGTTCCGCACGACCGGAGGCGGACACGGGGCCGGAGGCGGGCACGGTGCCGGAGGGGGGGCACTGCGCCGGAGGGGGGTGCGGGCGGCGCCACCGGCGTGCCGGGCGCGCGCGGTCGGGCGAGAGTGGACGGGTGGACGTCGAGGAGGTCACCACCGAGCTGTACGCGCTGCCGCCGACGGAGTTCGTCGCCGCCCGCAACGACCGGGTGGCGCGGGCACGCGAGGAGAAGGACGCCGACGCGGCCCGCCGGATCGCCGCTCTGCGCCGCCCGACGCTGGCCGTCTGGGCCGTGAACCTCCTGGCCCGCGACGAGCCGGAGCAGACCGATCGGCTGCTCGCGCTCGGCGAGACCCTGCGGGAGGCCACCCGCACCCTCGACTCCGCGCAGCTGCGCGAGGCGAGCGGGCAGCAGAACCGGGTGCTCGCCGCCCTGGCCCGGCGGGCCGCCGCCCTGGCCGGTGAGGCCGGGCATCCGGTCGGCGGCGCCGTTCTGGGGGAGGTCGAGCAGATCCTGCGCACCGTCCTCGCCGACCCGGACGTCGCCGAGCGGTGGGCGGCGGGCCGCCTGACCCGGGCCCCGGAGCCGGTGTTCGGTTTCGGCGCGGTCGTTCCCGGGGCCACGGCGCCGTCCTCACGCCCCGCCGCCCCGCCGCCCACGGCCGAGGACAAGGACGAGGAGGACCCGGGCCGAGGCCAGGTCCATGGCCAGGACCATGGCCAGGACAAGAAGGCAAAGCGTGACCGGCCACGGCAACGAGAGCAGGAACGGCAACGAGAGCAGGAACGGCAACGGCAACGGGAACGGGAACGGGCGGAGGAGCGGGAGCGGCAGCGGCGCCTGGAGCGGGCCCGCCGGCGTGCCGCGCAGGCCGAGGAGGAGGCGAAGGACCGCGAGGACGCCGCCCGGAAGGCCGAGCAGGCCGCCGAGGCCGCGGCATACCGGGCCGAGGATGCCGACGCGCACGTCACCGGTCTGGAACGCCGCCTCGCCGAAGCCCGGCGCTCCCGTGAGGACGCCGTCTCGTCCGCCGACGCCACACGGCAGGAGGCCGACGCCGCCCGCGACGCCGCCCACGAGGCCCGGCGTGTGGCGGACGAGGCCGCCGACGCCCTGAGCGAGCTCTCCGAGGGGCCCGGTGGGGGCCTCGAGCGGGCGTAGACCGGTCCCGACGAAGAAATCCGGTGGATCACCGGCGCGGAACCCTCGCGTGTTACTTGTCGGTACGCGATGATGGCGGCCAACCAACCACACGGCGGGGGCTGATGCAGCGGTGACGACTTCCGAGGAACGGACCCGCGGGGAACGGACCAGGGTGCACGCCTTCCGCGACGACGCCCTGGGCGAGCACGACGCCGTCGGCCTCGCGGCGGCGATCCGGCGCGGCGAGGTCGGCGCCGCCGAGGCCGCCCGGGACGCGGCCGAGCGGGTGCGGCAGGTCGAGGCCCGGCTCCACGCCGTCCAGGTGTACGTGGACGCCCCGGCCCCCGGCGCGGGCTTTGGGCCCTTCGCCGGGGTGCCGACCTTCGTGAAGGACAACACCGACCACCGGGGCCTGCCCACCGGCCACGGCAGCGCCGCCTTCACCCCGCGGGCCGCGCGCCGGGACGCGCCGTTCGTCCGGCAGTTCCTGAGCAGCGGCGTCACGGTCCTCGGCAAGACCCGGCTGCCGGAGTTCGGCTTCAGCCCGACCACGGAGTACGACGGCGCCGAACCCGTCCGCAACCCGTGGCACACCGACCACTCGGCGGGCGGCTCCTCCGGCGGCAGCGCCGCGCTCGTCGCCGCCGGGGCGGTGCCCATCGCGCACGCCAACGACGGCGGCGGCTCCATCCGGATCCCGGCCGCCTGCTGCGGGCTCGTCGGCCTCAAGCCGACCCGGGGCCGGGTCGTGCCGAACGCCCAGAGCCGCCGGCTCCCGGTCGACATCGTGTCCGACGGCATCGTGAGCCGCACCGTACGGGACTCGGCCGCCTTCCTCGCCGCCGCCGAGTCCTACCGGCGCAACCCGGAACTGCCGCCCGTCGGCCTCGTCGAGGGGCCCTCGGGCCGCCGGCTGCGCATCGGCTTCCTGACGGACTCGCCGAACGGCGTCCCCACCGACGCCGCCACCAGGGCGGCCGTCACGGAGACCGCCGCCACGCTCGAACGGCTCGGCCACACCGTCCAGCCGGTCGAACTGGCCCTCGACCCCCGCTTCACCCAGGACTTCCTCGTCTACTGGGGACTGCTGTCGTTCCTGCTCGGCGCCACCGGCCGCACCCTCGGCACGGACTTCGACCGGCGCCGGATGGACGGCCTCAGCCAGGGCCTGCGCGAGAGCTACCTCGAACACTGGCACCGCACCCCGGGCGTGCTGCGCCGGCTGAAGCGCACGAAGGTGGCGTACGCGGCGGCCTTCCGGGGACTGGACCTGATCCTGACCCCCGTACTCGCCCACACCACGCCCCGGATCGGACACCTCAGCCCGGCCGTGCCCTACCCGGCGCTGGTCGAACGGATCCTCGCGTACGTGGCGTTCACCCCGATCAACAACGTGGTCGGCACGCCGTCGCTCTCGGTCCCCGCCGCCCGCACGACCGAGGACGGGCTGCCCATCGGCGTCATGCTGTCCGCCCGGCCGGGCGGCGAACGGACCCTCCTGGAGGCCGCGTTCGCCCTGGAGGCGGAACGGCCCTTCCGGCGCATCCAGGACGTGTGACGCCGGCGGGGCCCGGCCCCGCCGACGTCACACGCGCTCGTGCGTCAGCCGGCGGTCGTGTGCCCGATGACGCTCTCCGAGGAGTTGCCGGCGATGGTGGTCTCGGCCGCGTCGCCGCCGCCCGAGCCGGGGCCCTGGTCGGGGGCGAGGAGGCCGAGCAGCGGCAGACGCGGATCGGCCGGGGCGGGAGCGGCCGAGGCAGGGGCGGCGGAGGCGAGTGCGGCGGCGCCGGCGACGGCCGCGGCGCCCAGAACACGGTGCATGATCCTGGTCATGCCCGGCCAACGACGGCGCGCCCCACGGGACACGGCCGACGACGGCGCGCCCCACGGGACACGGCCGACGACGGCGCGGCCCACGGGTTCGGCCGACCACCGCGCGGCCCACGGGACACGGCCGATCACCGCGCGGCCCACGGGTTCGGCCGACCACCGCGCGCCCCGCGCGACGTGGTCAGCGGCGCGCGCCGTCGCCGTCCGCGCCGGCGGCCGCCACCACACCCGGCAGCTGGACCCGCGAACGGATCTGCAGGCGTGCGTAGATGTTCCGCAGATGGTGGTCGATGGTCCGGGGGCTGAGGACGAGCCGGTCGGCGATCTCCTGGTTGGTGGCGCCCTGCGCGGCGAGACGGGCGATCCGCTGCTGCTGCGGGGTGAGTTCCCGCAGCGCCGCCGGCCGGTCCGCCGCGCCCGCCACCTCGCCTCCGGTCGCGCGCAGCTCGGCACGGGTGCGGTCGGCCCAGCCCGTCGCCGCCGCCCGCTCGAACGTGACCAGCGCGTCCCGCAGCGGACCGCGCGCCTCGCTGGGACGGCGGTGACGCCGCAGCCAGCAGCCGTACGCGAGGAGGGTGCGGGCGCGTTCGAAGTCGTTGCCGCAGTCGTCGTGCCGGCGGACCGCCTCCTCGAACCAGTACCCCGCACGCGGTCCTTCCGCGAGGAGGGCCCGGCAGCGGGCGAGCCGCGGCGGCGCCGCACGGTCGAGCCCCTGGGCCGCCCACACCGCGTACTCCTCGGTCGCCGCGCGCGCCTCCGCGTACCGGCCGCAGGCCACGGCCGCCTCCACGAAGCAGGGCACCGCCAGCATCCGCAGCGCGAAGTGTCCGCCCCGCGGGCCGGTGTGGACCAGCGGCACCAGCCGGGCGGCCGCCTGAGCGGCGAGCCCGCGCCCGAGATCCGCCCGCGCCAGCGCCCACTCGGCGAGCGTCGCCGCCTGGAGGAGCCCGTGCGGGCGGGCCGTCGCCAGCGCCCGCCCGGCGTGTTCGGTCACGCCCGGCCCGTCGTCGGTCACCGACGCCACCAGGGCCAGTACGGCGTGCTGATGGGCCGCCACGTTGGCCTGGCCCGTCCGTTCCGCCTCGCCCAGGCCCTCCCGGGCGTGCCGGGCGGCCCGGTCGTAACGGCCGGCCCTGAGTTCGGCGTAGGCGAGGTGCTCCAGGGCGTGCGGCAGCAGGGCGGCCCGGCCCTCGGCCCGGGCCAGCGCGAGTGCCCGCGCGTGGAGCCGGGCCGCCGCCGTCGTGGCACCCAGCACGAGCGCGGCGGACCCGGCCCGCAGCAGCAGCCGCGGTTCGTCCTCGGCGCCGTCCACGGCGACCACCCGGGTCAGCAGGCCCCGGGCCTCGTCCGGCCGCCCGCCGAGCGCCGCGCGCAGCCCCTCGGCGAAGTCCCGCTCCGTGCCCCGCGCACCGACCGCGCCGTCCAGGGCGGTCAGACAGCCGGGGGCGTCCCCCGCCGCCCAGGCGGCCTCCATCGCGAGGAACCGCGCGTCGGCCGCCTCCGCCGGTGCCGCCTCCCGCAGCAGCGTCGCCGCCTGCAGCAGTGCCTCGTACGCGTCCGTCACCGGCCCGCCCGCCAACGCCGCGGTGCCCCAGGCCAGATGGGCTCTGCCCCGCCCGACGCTCGCCGGCTCCGGCGCCGCGGCGGGCGTGGCGGCGGGCGCGGCGGGGCGGGGCTCGGGGACGGGCGAGGGCGCGCGTGGGGCGGGGGGCCGCGGCGGGCCGGTGCGGCGGGCCGGGGACGAGGGCGGTGGCGGGGCGAGGGCGGTGCGGGCGAGGAAGGGGTCGGCGAAACGGAGGGTGTCGTCCGTGCGCCGGAGCAGTCCGTCGGCGATCAGACCGTCCAGCGCGTCGGCCGGGGTACGGGCGGCCCGGGCGGCGGCCAGGACCGTCTCCACCCGGACGGGCGAGGTCCCGCCGGGCAGGGTGGCCACCAGGGCGAGCAGGCGGCGGCCGTCGGCCGGAAGGGAGCCCAGGAGCCCGCCGTACACCTCGTGGAGGACGGCGGCGTCGACCACGGGCACCGGCGGCCGTTCGGCGCCCGAGAGCTGCGCCGGGCTCAGACGCCGTACCGCCGCCGTGAGGACGCCCGGGTGGCCGGCCGTCTCGCGCAGCAGGAGGTCCTCGGCCTCGGGCGCCACGGACACCGGGCTCAGGTCGTGGAGCAGGGCCCGCGCACCGGCCGGGGTCAGGCGGCCGAGGCGGACCGTACCGGCTCGGGGGACCTCGGGCAGCCGGTGGTGCCGGGCGGCCGACACCAGCCAGCCCGTGCCCGGCCGGCCCGCCCGCCCCCGCTCCTGCCAGGCCGAGGCGAGGGCGGCGCGCGAGTGCGCGTCCCACAGGTGCAGGTCGTCCAGACAGACCAGCACCGCGGGCCCCGGGGCGGTGGCCGGCACCAGGCCGGCCACGGCGGCGCCGAGCCCGTCCTCGCCGCGTGCCTGCCGCAGCGCCCGCCGTGCCGCCGAGGCCGTGGGCGCCAGGGCGGTCAGCAGGGCACGCGCCCCGCTCCACGGCACCCGGTGGCCGGGCGCCGCGACCTGGTACGCGGCTCCGGGGAAGTCACCCGCCGCCCGGGCCAGGAGCGCGCTGCGGCCCGTGCCGGGGTCCCCGGTGACGAACAGGACGCCGCCGGTTCCTTCGACGGTACGGGCCGACAGGCGGGCCACGGCGGCCAGTTGGGGCGCCCGGTCGTACAGCGGGGGGCGGCCGGGGGCGGCGGCGGGCGTCGCTCCGTTCACCCCGCCCACGTTACTGGGCCGTAGGGACGGGGGGAAGGTCCCCGGGGCTGGGCGGTCGCCCAGGCCCGGGAGACGCGCTCTGTGATCCCGCACAGCCCGCACGGCCTCCACAGCCCGCACGGCCCCCAGAGACCGCACGGACCGCGCGGACGCGCGAACCGCTCAGGAACCGAGCGGGCAGCTGCCGCGGTACTCCTCGATCGTCAGGCTGGGGCGCGGCAGCGGGCAGAGGAACTGCTCGTAGCGGGTGTCGTCGTCGATGAACCGCTTGAGCCAGGACAGGCTGTACTTCGCGATCGTCGTGTCGGACGTGTTCGGGGTGAAGTGGGTGGCCCCGTTGAGCTCCAGGTACGCCTTGTCGAGCGAGCTCGGCAGGCTCTCGTAGAAGGGCTCGGAGTGCGTGGCGACGGG
It encodes:
- a CDS encoding helix-turn-helix transcriptional regulator, whose product is MNGATPAAAPGRPPLYDRAPQLAAVARLSARTVEGTGGVLFVTGDPGTGRSALLARAAGDFPGAAYQVAAPGHRVPWSGARALLTALAPTASAARRALRQARGEDGLGAAVAGLVPATAPGPAVLVCLDDLHLWDAHSRAALASAWQERGRAGRPGTGWLVSAARHHRLPEVPRAGTVRLGRLTPAGARALLHDLSPVSVAPEAEDLLLRETAGHPGVLTAAVRRLSPAQLSGAERPPVPVVDAAVLHEVYGGLLGSLPADGRRLLALVATLPGGTSPVRVETVLAAARAARTPADALDGLIADGLLRRTDDTLRFADPFLARTALAPPPPSSPARRTGPPRPPAPRAPSPVPEPRPAAPAATPAAAPEPASVGRGRAHLAWGTAALAGGPVTDAYEALLQAATLLREAAPAEAADARFLAMEAAWAAGDAPGCLTALDGAVGARGTERDFAEGLRAALGGRPDEARGLLTRVVAVDGAEDEPRLLLRAGSAALVLGATTAAARLHARALALARAEGRAALLPHALEHLAYAELRAGRYDRAARHAREGLGEAERTGQANVAAHQHAVLALVASVTDDGPGVTEHAGRALATARPHGLLQAATLAEWALARADLGRGLAAQAAARLVPLVHTGPRGGHFALRMLAVPCFVEAAVACGRYAEARAATEEYAVWAAQGLDRAAPPRLARCRALLAEGPRAGYWFEEAVRRHDDCGNDFERARTLLAYGCWLRRHRRPSEARGPLRDALVTFERAAATGWADRTRAELRATGGEVAGAADRPAALRELTPQQQRIARLAAQGATNQEIADRLVLSPRTIDHHLRNIYARLQIRSRVQLPGVVAAAGADGDGARR